From the Lysobacter soyae genome, the window TCGAAGGCTTTGTGCTCGATAACGAGGCGCTGATCATAGCCGGCACCATGGTGGGTGCGGCAGGCATGATGTTGACGCGATTGATGGCAAAAGCGATGAATCGCTCGATCTCAAGCGTTCTGTTCTCAAATTTCGGCGCTTCGTCCGGGGAGGCGACAGAAATTGCTGGCACACAAAAACCGATTGAAGCCGCTGATGTCGCGGCCCTGATGGCTTATGCCGAACGCGTAGTGATCGTGCCCGGCTACGGCATGGCGGTGGCACAAGCACAGCACAAGATTTGGGAGCTGACGCGCCGCCTGCAGGATCGCGGGGTCAAGGTCAAATTCGCCATCCATCCGGTGGCGGGACGCATGCCCGGTCACATGAATGTTTTATTGGCCGAGGCGGGCGTGCCCTACGACCTGATCGCTGACATGGATGACATCAACCCGGAATTTGCGACGACCGACGTGTCCTTGGTCATCGGCGCAAATGACGTCGTCAATCCCGTGGCCAAAACCGACCCTGCGTCTCCGATCTACGGCATGCCGATTTTGGACGTCGTGGATTCCAAGAACACGATCGTGATCAAACGCGGTAAAGGGACAGGCTTCGCAGGCATCGAGAATGCGCTGTTCTACGCAGATAACACGCGCATGCTCTATGGCGATGGTGCGGAAATGGCCAGCGCGCTGGTCAGCGAATTGAAAGCCTTGGACGGCGGACACTGACACCAAGGCCTGCTTGTGACATCACGGCGCGGTATTGGCCGACTCTTGACTCAACCGAAGCTTCAACGCGGTCTTGGCGGATTCCGCCAATTTGCGACAGGCCTGGGGTTGCACCAGTGCTTCTTTGCCTTCCAGTCGTTCAATGAGGTGACTGCTGGAGGGATGTGTGGTCATCAACACATCGCAAGGCGCTTTTTCCAGTCTGCTCAAGGTCTGTTGCATCGGGCGGGCGAGTGCACCTGCGTCGCTGTAGCGATACGTCTTATCGGAGATGGCGCTGACGCTATCCGAATAAAAGAAGTTCAGGCACACGCTGCCTTCGCATTCCCGCCATCGCCAGCCTGATCCGCCCGGTGTGTGCCCGGGCATCGGCACATTGATGATTGTTCGCTCCGCCGCGCGCAATCCGGCACCGGCCTTGATGGATTGAACATTCGCAATGGCCGGGAACGGATCCAAGACATCGAATTGCGGATCGCGACGGTCACTTTTGCCGCGCTTGAGTGATGCCGCGGCTTCTTGTCGGGTCAATACGACGGCGCCCGAATCCCGCTGCAACTGCGCAACACCCCCGACGTGGTCGAAATGTTCGTGCGACACCAAGATGTATTTGATGTCCTTGAGGTCGACGCCCAGCGCGCGAAGATTCTTCTCGATTCGCTGCGCGCCCAATTTAGCGCCACCGTCAATCAACACATGTCCCTGCGGGCTCGCAATCAAGATCGAGGTGATTCCGCAAGTACCGACATACCAAACATCGCCGAAAAGATGGCGCGGAGGCATCGGGTCATCCCAACCGGCATCTTCCGCGCACTGCAGCGGCTGATGCGGAGCGGGCAGGGTCGGCATGCGCGCGGGTGTCGCCGCGGCGGCCGAGCCGCATGCGGCAAACAAGGCAGACCACAGCGCTGCGCGCATCGTCGTCAAATCTCGCTGGCGAGTTTCGCTGCGACGCCGATATAAGATGCCGGTGTCATCTGCATCAACTCGGCTTTGGCATCTGCGGGGAGATCCAATGTGTCGACGAATGCGCGAATGGATTCCTTGTTGATGCCTTGTCCGCGTGTAAGCGCTTTCAATTGTTCGTAGGGATTGGGCAAGCCATGACGACGCATGACGGTTTGAACCGCCTCGGCGAGCACTTCCCAAGCGGCGTCCAAATCCGCCGCCAAGCGCTCCGGATTGACCTCCAACTTCCCGAGGCCGCGCGACAGGGCATCGAAGCCGATCAGGGCGTGCCCGAACGCGGTACCCAACGCACGGAGCACCGTGGAGTCGGTGAGATCGCGCTGCCAGCGGCTGACCGGCAGCTTGGCAGCGAAGTGCTCGAAGAGCGCATTGGCGATGCCGAAGTTCCCTTCAGCGTTTTCGAAATCGATCGGGTTCACTTTGTGCGGCATCGTAGAGCTACCGACTTCGCCTTCTTTCAAGCGCTGCTTGAAGTAGCCCAGCGAGATATAGCCCCAAATGTCACGCGCCAAATCAATCAAGATGGTGTCGATGCGCTTCATCACATCGGCAATCTCAGCGATGCCGTCATGGGGTTCGATCTGGGTGGTGTAGGGCTGCCAGGTCAGACCGAGTGAACCGACAAACTTGCGGGAAAATTCCGCCCAATCAATGTCCGGGTAGCTCGCCACGTGTGCGTTGTAATTACCGACGGCGCCGTTGATTTTTCCGGGCATCGGCGTCTCCGCCAATACCGCGCGTTGACGGTCCAGTCGCGCCACAACGTTGGCGATTTCCTTGCCAACGGTTGTCGGCGATGCCGTTTGTCCGTGCGTGCGGGAAAGCATCGGCAGGGCGGCGTGCTCGTGCGCCAATGCCCGCAGCGACGCCATCAAGCCGTCGAGCTTCGGCAGCATCACTTGGTCACGGGCGTCACGCAGCATCAAGGCGTAGCTCAAGTTGTTGATGTCTTCACTGGTACAGGCGAAGTGGACAAACTCGAGCGCCGGCGCGAGTTCCGCATCATTCTTCAAACGTTCCTTGATCAGATATTCCACCGCTTTGACATCGTGGTTGGTGGTGGCTTCGATGGCCTTGACGCGGGCTGCATCGGCGGTCGACAAACCATCGGCAAAATCACGCAGGCGTTGCGCCGCGGCATCGGAGAACGGCGCGAGTTCTGAGATGCCGGGCTCCGCGGCCAGCGCCAACAGCCATTCGATTTCGACTTTAACCCGAGCCTTGATCAGACCGAATTCGGAGAAAATCGGTCGGAGCGCATCCACTTTTGACGCATAACGTCCGTCGAGGGGCGAAAGGGCGGTGAGGGCGTGTTGGCTCATGGCATTCGGGTGTGGCGAAGGAATTCGCCCATTCTAAACGGTGCAGGGCGTAGGCTTGGTGCGGACAGTTATGGAGCGCATCATGGCCACCCGCAAGAATAGTGATGTCGGTGTACGAATCATGTCGGACAGCATGGGGCGGATCGAAGTCCCGGCTGCGGCTCTGTGGGGTGCCCAAACCCAGCGGGCCGTCGAGAATTTCGATCTGTCCGGTCAACCGATGCATGCGGACTTCATTCGCACACTCGGCTTGCTGAAAGCCGTTGCCGCCACAGCGAACGCGACCCTCAAGCAGCTTCCGGTTCGTACAGCGACCGCCATCAGGCGTGCCGGAATGGAAGTTGCCAGCGGCTATTTCGACGCGCATTTCCCGATCGACCGTTATCAGACGGGTTCCGGCACCTCTACCAATATGAACGCGAATGAGGTGATCGCAAGTCTGGCGACGCGAGCATCGGGCAAGCCGGTCCACCCGAATGATCAAGTCAATATGGGGCAAAGCTCGAACGACATCATCCCCACGGCGATGCGCGTTGCCAGCGCGCTGACGGCCAGCGACCGTTTGCTACCGGCACTCGCGCATTTGCGGAAGACCATCGCAAGAAAGGCGAGGGCCCACGCACGAACCGTCAAGACGGGCCGGACCCATCTCATGGATGCGATGCCCTTGACCGTGGCGCAGGAGTTGGGCGCGTGGGCATCGCAACTGCAATCTGCCGAAGACCGCATCAAAGACACACTGAAACGCGTCAAACGTTTGCCCATCGGGGGCACCGCGATTGGCACCGGTATCAATGCGCATCCGCGTTTTGCGGCGACATTCGTCCGCACGTTGAACGCCACTGGCCCGGTGAAATTCACCGCCGCTGCCGACAAGTTCGAAGGCATCGCCGCACAGGATGATCTCGTCGAACTTTCCGGTCAGCTGAGCGCGGCCGCCGTCGCTCTGATGAAAATCTCAAACGATTTGCGCTGGATGAACTCCGGCCCCTTGGCGGGACTGGCAGAGATTGAACTGGAAGCGCTTCAGCCCGGAAGCTCGATCATGCCGGGCAAGGTCAATCCCGTGATTCCCGAAGCCGTTGCCATGGCGTGTGCGCAAATCATGGGCTTGCATACCGCAAATACCGTCGCGGGACAGAGTGGCAACTTCCAACTCAATGTGATGTTGCCTTTGCTCGCCAACAACCTTTTGGACGCCATCGACTTGTTATCCCGCGCCGCCTTTGCACTGGCGGACGACGCCATTGCGAATTTTGTCGTCAATCGCAAAAAGATCGATGAAGCCCTGGCCAGGAACCCGATCTTGGTGACCGCGCTCAACCCGATCATCGGGTACGACCGCGCTGCGGCCATTGCGAAACGCGCCTATAAAGAAGGGCGACCAGTGTTAGAGGTCGCCCTTGAAGACAGCGGATTGGATCGATCCACGTTGACCCGGCTTTTGGAACCACTCCAACTCACCGGATCACGCTGAGGTCATTCCTTTTCTTTGTCTTTCATGCAGTCATCGATACTGCCCTGCGTGATGTTTGCGTAGGGTTTGAACTCGGGCATGATTGCCGCCAATGCTTGTTGTGTCTGCATCATCGGCCCCAGGTTGTTGCAAAGAACACGCGCTTGCGCTTCCAGTTCCTTACCTTTCGCTTCCATCTTGGCTTCGTAACGCTGGCGCGCTTCGTCACCGCCCACTATCAGACCGGGAATACCGGTGAGGGCTTCGTTGGCGAGATCGGCGCCTTGGACGCCCATGTTCATACCCGCGTTGGCGATATCAATGATTTCTTCACGATACGCCAGCAGCAACTTGCGTTGGTCCGGTGTCGGCGTGACAGTCTTGCCTGCAATCAGCAAGTCACCCGTCGGCGTGATTTCCGCTTGAGGCAGGCTGGAATCAGACTTTATTTTGACACCATTGATATTGATGTTGTCGCCACCGTTGATGGAAATGTTCTCTTTGGCCAGTTTTTCGCGCGCCTCCGCCAAAGCCTTGGCCGTTTGTTGTCCGAGCTCACTTTGCGGAATGGCATGACCGTTTGCGTCCACTTGGACGGTGCCGGTCGACGCACCTGGCGGGTTCGGCGGGGCCGGCGGCTGCGGCGGGCTCGGGGGTTGGCAAGCGCTCACCAAGGTGAGCGCTGCAACGGTGGCGAGGCTGAGCAATGT encodes:
- a CDS encoding NAD(P)(+) transhydrogenase (Re/Si-specific) subunit beta codes for the protein MSSPKTARSGIQWAGVGMLLATVATFFLPRLHNIALILIAIVAGVALNWLWGKKVAITDMPQMVALFNGMGGGSAAAIGAAELVAKNAEVRHVLGVVETAGLGHAVAGMPQATLGVIALATVGALIGAVSLTGSIIAWAKLDGRLDKRFTFPGQQVVNVLVALAAVGCGVMAAVTLQMPWIIAFFALALALGVLMTLPIGGADMPVVISLYNAFTGLAVALEGFVLDNEALIIAGTMVGAAGMMLTRLMAKAMNRSISSVLFSNFGASSGEATEIAGTQKPIEAADVAALMAYAERVVIVPGYGMAVAQAQHKIWELTRRLQDRGVKVKFAIHPVAGRMPGHMNVLLAEAGVPYDLIADMDDINPEFATTDVSLVIGANDVVNPVAKTDPASPIYGMPILDVVDSKNTIVIKRGKGTGFAGIENALFYADNTRMLYGDGAEMASALVSELKALDGGH
- a CDS encoding YggN family protein, with translation MNKTLLSLATVAALTLVSACQPPSPPQPPAPPNPPGASTGTVQVDANGHAIPQSELGQQTAKALAEAREKLAKENISINGGDNININGVKIKSDSSLPQAEITPTGDLLIAGKTVTPTPDQRKLLLAYREEIIDIANAGMNMGVQGADLANEALTGIPGLIVGGDEARQRYEAKMEAKGKELEAQARVLCNNLGPMMQTQQALAAIMPEFKPYANITQGSIDDCMKDKEKE
- the purB gene encoding adenylosuccinate lyase, with translation MSQHALTALSPLDGRYASKVDALRPIFSEFGLIKARVKVEIEWLLALAAEPGISELAPFSDAAAQRLRDFADGLSTADAARVKAIEATTNHDVKAVEYLIKERLKNDAELAPALEFVHFACTSEDINNLSYALMLRDARDQVMLPKLDGLMASLRALAHEHAALPMLSRTHGQTASPTTVGKEIANVVARLDRQRAVLAETPMPGKINGAVGNYNAHVASYPDIDWAEFSRKFVGSLGLTWQPYTTQIEPHDGIAEIADVMKRIDTILIDLARDIWGYISLGYFKQRLKEGEVGSSTMPHKVNPIDFENAEGNFGIANALFEHFAAKLPVSRWQRDLTDSTVLRALGTAFGHALIGFDALSRGLGKLEVNPERLAADLDAAWEVLAEAVQTVMRRHGLPNPYEQLKALTRGQGINKESIRAFVDTLDLPADAKAELMQMTPASYIGVAAKLASEI
- a CDS encoding class II fumarate hydratase, encoding MATRKNSDVGVRIMSDSMGRIEVPAAALWGAQTQRAVENFDLSGQPMHADFIRTLGLLKAVAATANATLKQLPVRTATAIRRAGMEVASGYFDAHFPIDRYQTGSGTSTNMNANEVIASLATRASGKPVHPNDQVNMGQSSNDIIPTAMRVASALTASDRLLPALAHLRKTIARKARAHARTVKTGRTHLMDAMPLTVAQELGAWASQLQSAEDRIKDTLKRVKRLPIGGTAIGTGINAHPRFAATFVRTLNATGPVKFTAAADKFEGIAAQDDLVELSGQLSAAAVALMKISNDLRWMNSGPLAGLAEIELEALQPGSSIMPGKVNPVIPEAVAMACAQIMGLHTANTVAGQSGNFQLNVMLPLLANNLLDAIDLLSRAAFALADDAIANFVVNRKKIDEALARNPILVTALNPIIGYDRAAAIAKRAYKEGRPVLEVALEDSGLDRSTLTRLLEPLQLTGSR
- the bla gene encoding subclass B3 metallo-beta-lactamase, which encodes MRAALWSALFAACGSAAAATPARMPTLPAPHQPLQCAEDAGWDDPMPPRHLFGDVWYVGTCGITSILIASPQGHVLIDGGAKLGAQRIEKNLRALGVDLKDIKYILVSHEHFDHVGGVAQLQRDSGAVVLTRQEAAASLKRGKSDRRDPQFDVLDPFPAIANVQSIKAGAGLRAAERTIINVPMPGHTPGGSGWRWRECEGSVCLNFFYSDSVSAISDKTYRYSDAGALARPMQQTLSRLEKAPCDVLMTTHPSSSHLIERLEGKEALVQPQACRKLAESAKTALKLRLSQESANTAP